GGTAGGCGCGGGCGAGGGCGTACACCCGCTCGCGCGGGCCGTCCGCGGCGGCGGTCGCGGCGCGCACCGCCGCGGCCAGCTCGGTGGCGCCCTCCAGGGCGACGGCGCCGATGATCTCCCGTTTGCCGCGGAAGTGGCTGTAGAGGACGGGCTGGCTGTACTCGATGCGTTCGGCGAGCCGGCGCGTGGTGACCGCGTCCCAGCCCTGCTGCTCGGCGAGTTCACGGGCCGTCGCCACGATGAGGCGCTCGCGCTCCGCCCGTTCGCGCTGTTTGCGTTCCTGTACCGACATGATTCGATCCTAGCATCGCTAGACAAGAGAGCGGCAGCAGTACTAGCGTTGCCTCAACACCTAGCGATGCTAGATATCTAAGAGGGGTCGTCATGCTCAACGCACTCGAGGTCGTCACCACCGTGGTCGTGGGCGTGATGGTGGGGGTGGAGTTCTCCGTCGCCTTCGTCATGAACCCGATCCTCAACGCACTCCCCGAGGACAGCGGCCAACTCGGCCACGCCCACGGGGGCCGGATGCTCGGCGCCGTGATGCCGGTCTGGTACATCGGCTCG
Above is a genomic segment from Streptomyces sp. R21 containing:
- a CDS encoding TetR/AcrR family transcriptional regulator — its product is MSVQERKQRERAERERLIVATARELAEQQGWDAVTTRRLAERIEYSQPVLYSHFRGKREIIGAVALEGATELAAAVRAATAAADGPRERVYALARAYLDFAARNPAVYDAIFQLDGGLPYAQEDTPEPLKDAFAALLECLGEVAGDGVDPGLYTEVFWASLHGVATLTRSGRLPPKDTEQRVELLVDRLAMV